One Desulfovibrio fairfieldensis genomic window carries:
- a CDS encoding VOC family protein yields MNRINLICLGVRDIKKSLAFYKNIGFKTYEKADQPVVVFFDNQGSKLELYPLEELARDIDAENPPPLSQGGFAGMTLACNMKSREEVDVFMKMVQEHGGVIAKQPRDVFWGGYSGYFRDPDGYYWEVAYGPDWKFDAHGMLRIEDAD; encoded by the coding sequence GTGAACAGGATCAATCTGATATGTCTCGGTGTGCGGGACATAAAAAAATCTTTGGCCTTTTACAAAAATATCGGCTTCAAGACCTATGAAAAAGCGGACCAACCGGTCGTTGTTTTTTTCGACAACCAGGGTAGCAAACTGGAACTCTATCCTCTTGAGGAACTTGCCCGGGACATAGATGCCGAAAATCCGCCGCCGCTTTCACAGGGCGGCTTCGCCGGCATGACCCTGGCCTGCAATATGAAATCCAGAGAGGAAGTCGACGTCTTCATGAAAATGGTCCAAGAGCACGGCGGCGTGATCGCCAAACAGCCAAGGGACGTTTTCTGGGGCGGCTACAGCGGTTACTTCCGGGATCCGGACGGCTATTACTGGGAGGTTGCCTATGGCCCGGACTGGAAATTTGATGCCCACGGCATGCTGCGGATTGAAGACGCGGACTAG
- the fusA gene encoding elongation factor G: MPPISDIRNIGIIAHIDAGKTTLSERMLFYSRKIHRMGEVHDGAATMDYMPEEQERGITITSACTSCQWREKMINLIDTPGHVDFTIEVERSLRVLDGAVGVFCAVGGVEPQSETVWRQSEHFAVPKIAFVNKMDRLGADFEAALEAIRRRLQTNAVAVTAPLGQGESFAGVLDLISGETLTFDPADQGRTVLRVPFSPREATLAAPWRETLLEKLAEADDKFLELWMEGSFSREDVRAALRRATLSRALTPVLCGSALRNAGVQPVLDAVCDYLPSPLDVPAPVGRDVQGREEAVEPDPDAPPVALVFKVLMENGRKLSFLRLYAGQIREGDSLRNVTRKSDDRVGRIFRLHADRREQLESASAGEIAAVVGLRTAHTGETYAARARELVLESIEAYAPVLTLALEPRNADEGKTLDEALARYVEEDPTFQVSLDDDSGTRMISGMGELHLDVLLERMRREYGISPRAGQPQVVLRETVRREAEAEAVFDKELGKEHHQGAVALRVAPLPRHTGNQVTVGDFLPADPQEARKILPPALLQAALDGVRDGLQSGELTGWPLVDVAVTLTNVERREGLTTIPGCHMAAGQALREALSKAAPVALEPVMRVEINVPEDFLGPAISLFTAAGGKVEDLEDHAGRKLLRGTAPLRRLFGFSTSLRSATQGRAGLMLAFDRFDLP, from the coding sequence ATGCCCCCAATCAGCGACATCCGTAATATCGGTATTATCGCCCATATCGACGCGGGCAAGACCACTCTTTCCGAGCGTATGCTGTTCTACAGCCGCAAAATTCACCGTATGGGCGAAGTCCACGACGGTGCGGCCACCATGGACTATATGCCCGAGGAACAGGAACGCGGCATCACCATCACCTCGGCCTGCACCTCCTGCCAGTGGCGGGAGAAAATGATCAATCTCATCGACACGCCCGGGCATGTGGATTTCACCATTGAGGTGGAGCGTTCTCTGCGCGTGCTGGACGGGGCCGTGGGCGTCTTCTGCGCCGTGGGCGGGGTGGAGCCGCAGTCCGAGACAGTCTGGCGGCAGTCCGAGCATTTCGCAGTGCCCAAGATCGCCTTTGTGAACAAGATGGACCGCCTGGGCGCGGATTTCGAAGCCGCGCTGGAGGCCATACGCCGCCGCCTCCAGACCAATGCCGTGGCCGTCACCGCCCCCCTGGGCCAGGGCGAATCCTTTGCCGGGGTGCTGGATCTGATCAGCGGCGAAACCCTGACCTTCGATCCGGCGGACCAGGGCCGCACAGTGCTGCGCGTGCCGTTCAGCCCGCGCGAGGCTACGCTGGCCGCGCCCTGGCGCGAAACCCTGCTGGAAAAACTGGCCGAGGCCGACGACAAGTTTCTGGAGCTCTGGATGGAAGGCTCTTTCAGCCGGGAGGATGTCCGCGCCGCCCTGCGCCGCGCCACGCTTTCCCGCGCCCTGACGCCCGTGCTCTGCGGCTCGGCCCTGCGCAATGCGGGTGTTCAGCCCGTACTGGACGCTGTCTGCGACTATCTGCCCTCGCCCCTGGACGTGCCCGCGCCTGTGGGACGAGATGTGCAAGGCCGCGAAGAAGCCGTGGAGCCGGATCCGGACGCGCCGCCCGTAGCCCTGGTCTTCAAGGTGCTTATGGAAAACGGGCGCAAACTTTCCTTTCTGCGTCTCTATGCCGGGCAAATCAGGGAAGGCGACTCGCTGCGCAATGTGACGCGGAAGAGCGACGACCGCGTGGGGCGCATCTTCCGCCTGCATGCCGACCGGCGCGAACAGCTCGAATCGGCCTCGGCCGGGGAAATCGCGGCGGTGGTGGGCCTGCGCACGGCCCATACCGGCGAAACCTACGCCGCGAGGGCCCGCGAACTCGTGCTGGAATCCATTGAAGCCTACGCCCCGGTGCTCACTCTGGCGCTGGAGCCGCGCAACGCCGATGAGGGCAAAACCCTGGATGAGGCCCTGGCCCGCTATGTGGAGGAGGACCCCACCTTCCAGGTCAGCCTGGACGATGATTCCGGCACGCGCATGATTTCCGGCATGGGCGAACTGCATCTGGACGTGCTGCTGGAGCGCATGCGCCGCGAATATGGCATCAGCCCGCGCGCCGGACAGCCGCAGGTGGTGCTGCGCGAAACCGTGCGCAGGGAAGCCGAGGCTGAAGCCGTCTTCGACAAGGAGTTGGGCAAGGAACATCACCAGGGCGCGGTGGCCCTGCGCGTGGCCCCCCTGCCCCGCCATACGGGCAATCAGGTGACGGTGGGCGATTTCCTGCCCGCGGATCCGCAGGAGGCCCGTAAAATTCTGCCCCCGGCCCTGCTCCAGGCCGCCTTGGACGGCGTGCGCGACGGCCTGCAAAGCGGCGAGCTGACCGGCTGGCCTCTGGTGGACGTGGCCGTGACCCTGACCAATGTGGAGCGGCGCGAGGGCCTGACCACTATACCGGGCTGTCACATGGCCGCCGGACAGGCTTTGCGCGAGGCACTGTCCAAAGCCGCGCCCGTGGCCCTGGAGCCCGTCATGCGGGTGGAAATCAACGTGCCCGAGGATTTTCTGGGCCCGGCCATCAGCCTGTTCACTGCCGCCGGAGGCAAAGTGGAAGACCTGGAGGACCATGCCGGACGCAAGCTGCTGCGCGGCACGGCCCCGTTGCGCCGTCTGTTCGGCTTCTCCACCTCCTTGCGCTCGGCCACCCAGGGACGGGCCGGATTGATGCTGGCCTTTGACCGTTTTGATCTGCCCTGA
- the rsmA gene encoding 16S rRNA (adenine(1518)-N(6)/adenine(1519)-N(6))-dimethyltransferase RsmA — protein sequence MPASPVNKKHVPRAKKSLGQHFLRREEICDRIAALLLPQAEDRVLEIGPGPGALTRALEAAPHACLLLLEKDRHWAAERQRQAAPRTQAVLTDALRFDWRRISPERPWKVIGNLPYNVASPLIWDIVSRAEGLKRAVFMVQKEVGQRLAAAPGNGHYGALSVWVQSYARPRLEFVVGPGAFSPPPKVDSAVLSFEPLPPEARPAHPKALARLLRICFQQRRKQLGGIFRRAGLPQMERALDQAGLAPSLRPEALSTDDFQRLSSFLPLNLDNPR from the coding sequence ATGCCCGCATCGCCGGTAAACAAAAAGCACGTTCCCCGCGCCAAGAAAAGCCTGGGCCAGCATTTTTTGCGCCGGGAGGAAATCTGCGACCGCATTGCGGCCCTGCTGCTGCCCCAGGCCGAAGACCGCGTACTGGAAATCGGCCCCGGCCCCGGCGCGTTGACCAGGGCGCTGGAAGCCGCGCCGCACGCCTGCCTGCTGTTGCTGGAAAAGGACCGCCACTGGGCGGCCGAACGGCAGCGCCAGGCCGCTCCGCGCACCCAGGCCGTGCTGACCGACGCCCTGCGCTTCGACTGGCGGCGCATCAGTCCGGAGCGCCCTTGGAAAGTCATCGGCAATCTGCCCTATAATGTGGCCTCGCCCCTGATCTGGGATATTGTGTCGCGCGCGGAAGGGCTGAAGCGAGCCGTGTTCATGGTCCAGAAGGAAGTGGGCCAGCGCCTGGCGGCCGCGCCCGGCAACGGCCACTACGGCGCGCTCTCGGTCTGGGTTCAGAGCTACGCCCGCCCGCGTCTGGAATTCGTGGTCGGGCCCGGCGCGTTCAGCCCGCCGCCCAAGGTGGATTCGGCCGTGCTTTCCTTTGAGCCGCTGCCGCCCGAGGCGCGGCCCGCCCATCCCAAGGCCCTGGCCCGCCTGTTGCGGATCTGCTTTCAGCAGCGCCGCAAGCAGCTGGGCGGCATCTTCCGCCGGGCCGGTCTGCCGCAGATGGAAAGGGCTCTGGACCAGGCGGGCCTGGCCCCCAGCCTGCGGCCCGAAGCCCTGAGCACGGATGATTTTCAGCGCCTGTCCTCTTTTTTGCCGCTGAATCTTGACAATCCGCGCTAA
- a CDS encoding HU family DNA-binding protein codes for MTKADLVEKIAAKANLTKAAAERALNAFLASVEDSLSKEAKLTLTGFGTFAVESRKARQGRNPRTGATLTIPACKMVKFRPGKMLKDALN; via the coding sequence ATGACTAAAGCTGATCTGGTTGAAAAAATCGCCGCCAAGGCCAATCTGACCAAGGCCGCCGCCGAGCGCGCCCTCAACGCCTTTCTGGCTTCCGTGGAAGACTCGCTGAGCAAGGAAGCCAAACTGACCCTCACCGGTTTCGGCACCTTCGCCGTGGAAAGCCGCAAAGCCCGCCAGGGCCGCAATCCGCGCACCGGCGCCACCTTGACCATCCCCGCCTGCAAAATGGTCAAGTTCCGCCCCGGCAAAATGCTCAAAGACGCCTTGAATTAA
- the tnpA gene encoding IS200/IS605 family transposase, producing MGDAKSLAHTRWNCKYHIVFAPKYRRQVFYGEKKRAIGEILRKLCEWKDVKIVEAECCPDHIHMLLEIPPKMSVSSFMGYLKGKSSLMIYEQFGDLKFKYRNREFWCRGYYVDTVGKNKAKIQDYIKHQLESDKLGDQLSLPYPRSPFTGRK from the coding sequence ATGGGTGACGCCAAAAGTTTAGCCCACACAAGGTGGAACTGCAAATATCACATTGTTTTTGCGCCTAAATATCGCCGCCAGGTGTTCTATGGTGAAAAGAAGCGCGCCATTGGCGAAATTCTGCGCAAGTTGTGCGAATGGAAGGATGTAAAAATAGTGGAGGCAGAATGTTGCCCAGACCACATCCACATGCTGCTTGAGATTCCCCCCAAAATGAGTGTGTCGAGTTTTATGGGCTATCTAAAGGGTAAGAGTAGTCTCATGATCTATGAACAATTTGGGGATTTGAAGTTCAAATACCGCAATCGAGAATTTTGGTGCCGTGGGTATTACGTCGATACAGTGGGCAAGAATAAGGCCAAGATTCAGGATTACATCAAGCATCAGCTGGAGTCGGATAAACTTGGCGATCAGTTGAGCCTACCCTACCCAAGGAGCCCGTTTACGGGCCGCAAGTAA
- the rpsU gene encoding 30S ribosomal protein S21: MPGVFLNDDDYNFDIALRRFKKQVEKAGILSEMKKRQHYEKPSVMRKKKKAAARKRLMKKIRKMNMA; this comes from the coding sequence TTGCCCGGAGTTTTTCTCAACGACGACGATTACAACTTCGACATTGCCTTGCGCCGTTTCAAGAAGCAGGTGGAGAAGGCCGGCATTCTTTCTGAAATGAAGAAGCGCCAGCACTACGAAAAACCGAGCGTCATGCGCAAAAAGAAGAAGGCCGCCGCCCGCAAGCGGTTGATGAAAAAAATCAGAAAAATGAACATGGCCTAG
- a CDS encoding GatB/YqeY domain-containing protein, translated as MSLSEQIEKEYIQAYKAKDAVRLTVLRLLKTAVKNKLVDLRRPGGSLSDEEMLDVIIKEGKQRQDSIEQYTAANRADLAEKEAAELRILQEYLPKALSPEELAEIIETTVTELQAATPKDMGRVISAVMGAYKGRVDGKALSEAVKKRLS; from the coding sequence ATGAGCCTATCTGAACAGATCGAGAAAGAATACATCCAGGCCTACAAAGCCAAGGATGCCGTGCGTCTTACCGTGTTGCGGCTTCTGAAAACCGCGGTCAAAAACAAGCTGGTGGACCTTCGGCGGCCCGGCGGCAGCCTTTCCGACGAGGAAATGCTGGACGTCATCATCAAGGAAGGCAAGCAGCGCCAGGATTCCATTGAGCAGTACACCGCCGCCAACCGCGCCGATCTGGCCGAGAAGGAAGCCGCCGAACTGCGAATTTTGCAGGAATACCTGCCCAAGGCCCTCAGCCCCGAGGAACTGGCGGAGATTATCGAGACCACCGTCACCGAGCTTCAGGCCGCCACGCCCAAGGATATGGGCCGGGTGATTTCTGCCGTCATGGGTGCATACAAGGGCCGGGTGGACGGCAAGGCGCTGTCCGAGGCGGTCAAAAAACGGCTCAGCTGA
- a CDS encoding endonuclease MutS2, whose amino-acid sequence MIHTRTLNSLEFGKITEYLAGLCCSGVGRERALALAPLPDSEAVALAARLYEEAATWAARPVGDGGKGFSLAAFPDVGGLLHAAERPQSRPDADAFWALREVLRLAQSAQAAINTPEAPRHWPHLLELAQAAPMPVQLTAALSRCISDDGLIRDESSPELYRLRGELRRLHQSCMRKVKDFALQYNMLPYLQDEFMTLSSDRYVLPLKANFKGRMQGIIHDWSQTGETCYFEPMFLVEINNRLQELKHEEREEEQKVLAYLRDLLAAELPGAWAALDLLARLDVLQAMRRLADLYDGRCISLSPVEEGISLLEARHPLLALARSKNTGADKTAAAPVRPLDILLRPGERALVITGGNAGGKTVCLKTLGLVVAMTLSGLPVPAGKGSHLPWFNRMDAFIGDEQSLDDNVSTFTAQIDHLAKAWKHLDQHGLVLLDEFGAGTDPAQGAALAQAVLDELLDKHTFVLAATHFPALKSYALTREGARAASMLFDPATKKPLFKLAYGQVGASQALDVAREHGLPETIVHRAEHYLLQDGQDATALLGRLNDLAARREEELLVLRAEQEKARHAVQQSRERLEKERVRLHEEVRGKAAELMRAWKEGRATSKQALKEMSRLRASLAPAVEPETQSVLPKPQHFTPGQNVLHSVFNKRGVITDVDERRGRVRLDMNGVNLWAEMKDLRESGGQAPQAAPRSAVKRGTDESASLSLDLRGMRADQALAEVERFLDKALLAGFSEVEIVHGRGTGALRREVHEFLRGFPAVDRFVLAPEDRGGDGMTIVTFR is encoded by the coding sequence ATGATTCATACCCGCACTCTCAATTCCCTCGAATTCGGCAAAATCACGGAATACCTAGCCGGGCTCTGCTGCTCGGGCGTGGGCCGCGAACGCGCCTTGGCCCTTGCTCCCCTGCCGGACTCCGAGGCCGTGGCCCTGGCCGCACGCCTCTATGAGGAAGCCGCCACCTGGGCCGCCCGCCCCGTGGGCGACGGCGGCAAGGGCTTCAGCCTGGCCGCCTTTCCCGATGTCGGCGGCCTGCTGCACGCCGCCGAGCGCCCCCAGTCCCGGCCCGACGCCGACGCCTTCTGGGCTCTGCGCGAAGTGCTGCGCCTGGCCCAGAGCGCGCAGGCCGCCATCAATACGCCCGAGGCCCCGCGCCACTGGCCGCATCTGCTGGAGCTGGCCCAGGCCGCGCCCATGCCCGTGCAGCTCACGGCGGCGTTGAGCCGCTGTATTTCCGACGACGGCCTGATCAGGGACGAAAGCTCGCCGGAACTCTATCGTCTGCGCGGCGAACTGCGCCGCCTGCACCAGAGCTGCATGCGCAAGGTCAAGGATTTCGCCCTGCAGTACAATATGCTGCCCTATCTGCAGGACGAGTTCATGACCCTGTCCTCGGACCGCTATGTGCTGCCGCTCAAGGCCAATTTCAAGGGCCGCATGCAGGGCATCATCCACGACTGGTCCCAGACCGGCGAAACCTGCTATTTCGAGCCCATGTTTCTGGTGGAGATCAACAACCGTCTCCAGGAACTCAAGCATGAGGAGCGCGAGGAGGAGCAGAAGGTACTGGCCTATCTGCGCGACCTGCTGGCCGCCGAACTGCCCGGCGCCTGGGCCGCCCTGGACCTGCTGGCCCGGCTGGACGTGTTGCAGGCCATGCGCCGCCTGGCCGATCTGTATGACGGCCGCTGCATCAGCCTCTCGCCGGTGGAGGAAGGCATCAGTCTGCTGGAGGCCCGCCATCCCCTGCTGGCTCTGGCCCGGAGCAAAAACACGGGCGCGGACAAGACCGCCGCCGCGCCGGTCCGGCCCCTGGACATTCTGCTGCGCCCCGGCGAACGGGCCCTGGTTATCACCGGCGGCAACGCGGGCGGCAAGACAGTCTGCCTGAAAACCCTGGGGCTCGTGGTGGCCATGACCCTCAGCGGCCTGCCCGTGCCCGCGGGCAAGGGGTCGCATCTGCCCTGGTTCAACCGCATGGACGCCTTCATCGGCGACGAGCAGAGCCTGGATGACAATGTTTCCACCTTCACGGCCCAGATAGACCATCTGGCCAAGGCCTGGAAACATCTGGACCAGCACGGTCTCGTGCTGCTGGACGAATTCGGCGCGGGCACGGACCCGGCCCAGGGCGCGGCATTAGCCCAGGCGGTCCTTGACGAATTGCTGGACAAACATACCTTTGTACTGGCAGCCACGCATTTTCCGGCGCTCAAGTCCTACGCCCTGACCCGCGAGGGAGCCAGGGCGGCGTCCATGTTGTTTGATCCGGCCACAAAAAAACCGCTGTTCAAGCTGGCCTACGGCCAGGTAGGGGCCAGCCAGGCTCTGGATGTGGCGCGGGAGCACGGCCTGCCCGAAACCATTGTGCACCGGGCCGAACACTATTTGCTGCAGGACGGCCAGGACGCCACGGCCCTGCTGGGGCGGCTCAACGATCTGGCCGCCCGGCGCGAGGAAGAACTGCTCGTCTTGCGGGCGGAGCAGGAAAAAGCCCGCCATGCCGTGCAGCAAAGCCGCGAGCGCCTGGAAAAGGAACGCGTCCGCCTGCACGAGGAAGTGCGCGGCAAGGCCGCCGAACTGATGCGGGCCTGGAAGGAAGGACGGGCCACGTCCAAGCAGGCCCTGAAGGAAATGTCCCGCCTGCGCGCCTCCCTGGCCCCGGCTGTGGAGCCGGAGACGCAGTCCGTGCTGCCCAAACCGCAGCATTTCACGCCGGGTCAGAACGTGCTGCACAGTGTGTTCAACAAGCGCGGCGTGATCACGGACGTGGATGAACGCCGGGGCCGAGTGCGCCTGGACATGAACGGCGTGAATCTCTGGGCCGAGATGAAGGATCTTCGCGAAAGCGGCGGCCAGGCCCCCCAGGCAGCGCCGCGCAGTGCGGTGAAGCGCGGGACCGACGAAAGCGCCTCCCTGAGCCTGGATTTGCGCGGCATGCGCGCGGACCAGGCTCTGGCCGAAGTGGAGCGTTTTCTGGACAAGGCCCTGCTGGCCGGTTTTTCCGAGGTGGAAATCGTGCACGGACGCGGCACGGGCGCGCTGCGCCGCGAAGTTCACGAATTTCTGCGCGGCTTTCCGGCTGTGGACCGGTTCGTACTGGCCCCGGAGGACAGGGGCGGGGACGGCATGACTATCGTCACATTTCGTTAA
- the dnaG gene encoding DNA primase, with the protein MQSKDAIRAIKERLNIVDIVRRFVELKRNGPRWVAPCPFHQETKPSFSVNEEQGMFYCFGCHASGDIFDFYGRINGLDFKECLEQLAAEAGITIERGRSNARSQGEERERRSGRQQMLRMYELAAGHFSAALQSPEAAECREYIEKRGLSEDIVQRFGLGWARREWQSLADALRRAGFDARLAVEAGLLGQSGNGRAYDRFRGRLIFPIKSLSNQIIAFGGRIIAGEDEAKYINSSDTPIYKKGEHLYGLAQARRGITTKGRALLTEGYMDVLTLHQFGYDNAVGVLGTALTPEQIKRLSGFASQMVLLFDGDRAGRKAALRSCEMLLTRGLACNVVLMPEGEDIDSLLRTAGPEAFEELQAKAPDGLRFCVDVLKALAPRETVEWARNFLRQVELPELVSPYVSRLAGHLQLSENELRQGLAAWHSQKQDGRGRAPAQTAKPSLARQNMRDRQIMMYAVRYPERLDDLRALGADLTLQSAVARRLWDKIEELGEESPYHLDQREKNFWTLCRGAEAAPRDNGDKELEFLRRDLDAYYASAQKSSVSAALRENTGTGDFAADLDYLRALQETLEKGHE; encoded by the coding sequence ATGCAATCCAAAGACGCCATCCGCGCCATCAAGGAGCGCCTGAACATCGTGGACATTGTGCGCCGCTTTGTGGAGCTCAAACGCAATGGCCCGCGCTGGGTGGCCCCCTGCCCCTTCCACCAGGAAACCAAACCCTCCTTTTCCGTCAATGAGGAACAGGGCATGTTCTACTGCTTCGGCTGCCACGCCTCCGGGGACATTTTTGATTTCTACGGCCGGATCAACGGGCTGGATTTCAAGGAATGTCTGGAGCAGCTGGCCGCCGAGGCCGGGATCACCATTGAACGCGGCCGGAGCAACGCCCGCAGCCAGGGCGAGGAGCGGGAGCGCCGCTCAGGCCGCCAGCAGATGCTGCGCATGTATGAGCTGGCCGCCGGGCATTTCAGCGCTGCCCTGCAAAGCCCGGAAGCCGCCGAATGCCGCGAGTATATCGAAAAGCGCGGCCTGAGCGAGGACATCGTGCAGCGTTTCGGCCTGGGGTGGGCCCGGCGCGAATGGCAGTCCCTGGCCGACGCCCTGCGCCGCGCGGGCTTTGACGCCCGTCTGGCTGTGGAGGCGGGCCTGCTGGGCCAGTCCGGCAACGGCCGGGCCTATGACCGCTTCCGGGGGCGGCTGATCTTTCCCATCAAGAGTCTTTCCAACCAGATCATCGCCTTCGGCGGACGGATCATTGCCGGAGAGGACGAGGCCAAGTACATCAACAGCTCGGACACGCCCATCTATAAAAAGGGCGAGCATCTCTACGGCCTGGCCCAGGCCCGGCGCGGCATCACCACCAAGGGGCGCGCCCTGCTCACCGAAGGCTACATGGACGTGCTCACCCTGCACCAGTTCGGTTACGACAACGCCGTGGGCGTGCTGGGCACCGCGCTGACGCCGGAGCAGATCAAGCGGCTTTCGGGCTTCGCCTCCCAAATGGTGTTGCTCTTCGACGGAGACCGGGCCGGGCGCAAGGCCGCCCTGCGCTCCTGCGAAATGCTGCTCACGCGCGGCCTGGCCTGCAACGTGGTGCTGATGCCCGAAGGCGAGGACATCGACAGCCTGCTGCGCACCGCCGGGCCCGAGGCTTTTGAGGAATTGCAGGCCAAGGCGCCGGACGGGCTGCGCTTCTGCGTGGACGTGCTCAAGGCCCTGGCCCCGCGCGAAACCGTGGAATGGGCGCGCAACTTCCTGCGCCAGGTGGAATTGCCCGAACTGGTCAGCCCGTATGTCTCGCGGCTGGCCGGGCATTTGCAGCTTTCGGAAAACGAGCTGCGCCAGGGCCTGGCCGCCTGGCATAGCCAGAAACAGGACGGCCGGGGCCGCGCCCCGGCGCAAACGGCCAAACCCAGCCTCGCCCGGCAGAACATGCGCGACCGCCAGATTATGATGTACGCGGTGCGCTATCCCGAACGGCTCGACGACCTGCGCGCTCTCGGCGCGGATCTGACCCTCCAGTCGGCCGTTGCCCGGCGGCTCTGGGACAAGATTGAGGAATTGGGGGAAGAAAGCCCCTATCATCTGGACCAACGCGAAAAAAACTTCTGGACCCTCTGCCGGGGGGCTGAAGCCGCGCCCCGCGACAACGGCGACAAGGAACTGGAATTCCTGCGCCGCGACCTGGACGCCTATTACGCCTCGGCGCAAAAATCGTCTGTTTCCGCAGCGTTACGCGAGAATACCGGCACAGGTGACTTTGCGGCTGATTTGGATTATCTTCGCGCACTGCAGGAAACCTTGGAGAAAGGGCATGAGTAA